A region of the Denticeps clupeoides chromosome 12, fDenClu1.1, whole genome shotgun sequence genome:
acaaaggtgtgttcaaacatttggcctgtactgtatattatgagTCCATTAATCCaagcatgataagaaaactagTCAGTGTGGTGGTCTggtgggtaaagaagcggatctgtaattggaaggttgcaagttcaaatcctgaaccgccaaggtgccactgaggtgccactgagtaaagcaccgtcccaacacattGCTCCCTTggcacctgccatggctgctcactgctcaccaagggtgatggttaaatgcagaggacacatttccttgtgtctccgtgtgctgtgctgcggtgtttcacaatgacaatcacttcactctcactttcctAGTGCTTGCCAggacacttgaacctctcttcttgaggtttttgatgatctgataaatggttgatttaggtgcaatgaTAGTAGTAGCAATATACTTGCCTTTGAAGCCCTTTTCATgaaacgcaatgatgactgcatgtgtttccttgcaggtaaccatggttatcAAAAGAAGGACCATGATTTCAAGCATCCAGTCtactattctaactcaatcagcatgacaaaatgatctccagccttgtgctcctcaacactctcacttgtgttaatgggAGGATCAAATGATCCCAGCAGGTCCTTTTTTCTGGCAgggtttaaatgcagtggaaatggatTTTTGGGgattttaagttcattttcatggcaaagagggactttgcaattcaccTGATcattcttcataacattctagAGTATACGCATATccccataataaaaacagaagcagcaaactttgtgaaaaccagtatttttatcattctcaaaacttttggccacgactgtaaaCCCCACAGGTTCAAGCCAGTATTCAAACTCACATCTTTGGAGGTGTGAGAACTTGTCTATAAATGCCATGCGACAGTGTGACTCCCTAAGCCTTTCAATGTCCCAAAATCGGCCATTGTATGCTAGAAGCAGAAGCTGGTCTCCAAAGCTGCTAAAGACATACATGAGCAGAAAAGGCCCATGTgctaacattttaattaattgtacCAAAAGAAGGGCTGAAAGTCAGAAGCAGCCTGAATCTCAAAGATTTGCTTCTGTTCAATCTGTTTGCTATATTTGCAAAGGGGAAACAGATGACAGGGTTATCGTTCCTGAATGCAAAGACCACAATGAACGTGAAGACCACATtctttaatgatttattttagcACAATGAACCACAACAGAAATGCTCATATGTGGTTATCTGTGTGTAAAATGGGCATCACAGTGACTGGGTGGTTTTGATTATTAGGGGTTGTTTATGCCAGTGTTGAAAAGTCAGCTGTTGCCAATGGTGTTGTCTGTGGGGGAAGTTGTTCAGGAATGTTATCTGTTAATCAGGACTGtttcatacatatatatacacacacacacacacacacacaatgatttcTTAAATCAGTATAACCTatgaagcatttacatttagcagatgcccagAACAACGTACAATTAGTAGGGACAGAGAAAGGgtcagtcccccaggagcagctcagggacacaatggttttaaGTTGAGTTTGAACCACTCATTATATCCAGTATTATATTATTCAACcattattaaaattatacatgtaGAGACATTCACCTTTATCTTCTCCCCAATTGTCTCTCACACAACTCGCCCATAATTTTTAGTAATTTCTCATGTATATCTACAGCTATGTGTTAAAACGTTGTCTGTGTGAAATTTGGTATATGTGACTTAGACtcagtttttaaaatatataatgttattCTGAAATAATTAATTAGAAGAAATATCATACATTATCTATGTGTTATCAATGTTTTACTGGTACATGCGTTTGCTTTGTAATACATAAGCTGAGCCCATTATGACTCATTTAGGGTAAGCTCAGGTATACAGATGGTTTTAAAACTATTctattaatattaacaataataataacttaataaTTCAGTATTTCTTTGGATTTGGCACCACACcacaacaaaatattttttaacattgcCTTTAAGTTTAAAGATTTACATTGGAATAATATGAATATagagtttatttatttcaattatgatattcaatattttaataattattataattatgccTGCATTCATGTGCACTGCAGAATATTAAAGATATATAAACCTCTCCAAATTCATGCAGCTCACAATATAAAACGGTTCAGCACTGCCATCTACAGGACACACAAGCATTTACCGACACATAAATATTCATGCTTGAAATGATACGCTTTATTTACCGCGAAACAAGTGAGCTAAGTGCTTGTGTGACATGTTgggactttttttctgtttactgATCGTCGCCAGTGCAGCTGCTGCGGAACGTTTCTTCTCCGCCGCGTTTCCGCCCGGAGCGCATTCGCGGCCGGAGCCGCTGCCGCGTTTGTTTTGATCCCCGCTGGAAAGATGGCTGGGCTGGAGGTGCTGTTCGCCTGTGTGTCCGGTGCCGTCGCCCGGCCGCAGGATGCTGCGGTGTGTTTCGTCCACTGGGAAATAATCAGAAACGGCTATAAATGTCTGGGGACCGGGGACGAGGTGAGGTGCCTCGTCGAAATGTAAAAGGAATTAAAAGTGACTCAGGAGGTGCAGCATTTTCGGATTTCTGTGCAGTGTCGTTTATTTAAACCGTGGCATGTAGGTTTCATAGagcaaaaactatttttaatgtCTGCAGCCTGCATGAGCATGACTTGCAAAAACTGTCAGTCCCGTTAGAAACGAAAGTAAAACTTAACGCGAGGTTATTGTGGGTTTTTAATTCGACGGAAAATTCTGGAAAATTAGTCTCTCGTTTAGAATTATGCAGACATCTACACGTAATCATAGCATTTCTTACTGAAAAGCAAACAGCATAAAGTCacgatcacattacattaatccAGCATCTGAAAtgtctatatataaaaaaaaaagaaccctgtAGAACATGATGTCACGACATCGGTAATATCTTGTAACTTCTTGTCCCTTGCGCAGCCCCGTCCCGGAGAGAAGACGTCAGAGCTGCTTCCTCCTGGCTGGAATGCCAGCGGCGAGTTGTACACCTTGAGATACCGATCCAACGATGGCAAAACTAATTTGCTGTTCAAAGCTGTAACTGTGGACTCCACACTCATATTCAACTTAATGGTATCGTTCGCAATCTAGACATTCGTTGTCGACCTGTACTATAGTTTTTTTAAGTATTGAAGTTTTTCCCCTCATCCAGGATACGATTACTGAGCAGGTATCAGATCTGACGGTCAATGTCAGTGATTACATCGACTCAGAACATCTGAGGGAATTTGAAAGGTCTGTTGGAACAAAATATATGTTATCTGCTGCATTCAATtgcactttttgttttactCATGAGCCCCTCCATTACTCATAGTGTTTTCAGGAATACAGATGACTTGGCTCAAAAAGTGAAGTCCAATCTGCTGCCATCACCGAAGGTTGAGAGCTgtaagaaaacagaaaagaagagcAAGAGGGACACGGCAGCAGTAACCCGACCAGATATTGACCCTTTACGCATCCCCCAAAGACCGGGCAGACAGCCAGACTGGTGAGCTGTCAATTCAATTATTGGTTccttagcatttttttttagataattaaaaagaaaagaaaatcaaatcaacattttaaagaGGAAAAGTTTCATGTTCACTAGGAGCAACATTAGATCAACAGAATtggattaaaaaatgaattgaacTGACATCCTCTCCAGTTGTAAGTAATCATGAATTGAAATTCCTAAAAAGAGAATGACTAAAACGGACTAACGGACTTGATGCAACAACACTCTTATTGtcttcatgttttctttttcaaatctgtctatctgtctatctatctgcttgtttgtttttatttatttatttattaaatgttgcaACAGTCCAGGAGGGACCGAATACTGCAGGTCAAAGCAGGACcaagatgaaagtgaaatatCTTTGGCCTTGTTGTTGACGCCTACCCCCATCCCAACCTCACATCTAACCCCAGTCTATTTTAACTTCTGTAAGCAGTAATGTCTAGATGTCAGCTAGTATTTTTGGAATGTGACTCTTAATCAGTAtccaaatgttttattatttcattattaatttctTGTGCACCTAGAAGGTGGACAGATAAAAGTATGCACCTGATTATATATAGTCATTCCACCAGGATTtaacttaacttttttttttttttttttttttcttttgtgatttTCAAAATTTGATAATCTCCCCTGGTTAACCCCATCCAAAGTCTACATAGACCTAGTAAAACACTAAATGTGTGAGAGAAGAACAAAattgacaggcagacagataaATCGCATGACAATTCTAAAACTGGATGGCTGGATGCAATCTCTGGGTCAAAGATGACAGCAGTGTTGCCAAACAGCTGGGACTTTACATAAGGGTattttgggtctttttttttaattatgcaatAGAATTGAAAATATGCAGCTTTGCAAAATTAGGCAGTCATTTACTATTTTTGCATGATTTAATGATCAGTATCCCAATCTTGCAAATAACTGGAGagactatatatataatttttcactctttgttatgttgcagccatttgctgcAATGCAAGTtaaatttttcatatttaatgtacatacagcaccccatattgagagagaaacacagacctgttgacatttttgtagatttattaacaaagaagaactggaatatcacatggtcctaagtattcagaccatttGCACAGTATTTGGTAGACGCATCATTTTGATTTAATATAACCATGAGCCTTTTTGGAAACCCCCCCcacaggttggatggtaaatgttggtgggcagccatttgtaggtctctccagagatgctcatttgggtttaagtcagggctctggctgggccattcaagaacagtcacatgGTTGTTGTGAAGCTGCTCCTTCgacccagtctgaggtcctgagcacccccgagaaggttttcatccaagATATCTCTGTACTTGGCCGAATTCATATTTCctttgattgcaaccagtcttcctgtccctgcagctgcaaaacacccccacagcttcactgttgggactgtatggacaggtgatgagcagtgcctggttctCTCCACATGTACTACTTTGAATTAAGgtcaaaaagttctatcttttttggtgtgtgtgtgtgtgtgtgtgtgtgtatatatatatatttatatatgtgtgtgtgctcagtagAGGGCACCTCTGTCACTTTAGCTCATGTCCTCCATCGTATTCAATATTTACAGCTGTGGGACTAGAGTGTGGCTGCATCTATTTTTAAGCTGTGGAGGTTTTTTGGGAGGGCTGGATAGGGACTGGCTGTGGGGGCAGAGCACTGCAGAGGACAACTATCGCTGCCTGCCTTCCTAATTACCTGTCTGGTTCCTCGCAACCTCCACCTCCGTCttaatctctctttttttttttttttttttttttttttttttttgatgatttcAGAGATTTGACAGAAGAAGTGTTGACCTCTCACCACCCTGCTGAATCACAGCATTAGCTCATGGAGAAGCAGATTCATAATTCCCTATTTCTTTCTATTATACTATGTTTGTGCCCCAATATAATGAACATAATACacatattgttattaatatctAAGTGCTAATAAACATTTGAATGTAGATTAACATTTTCAGCATccttataattttatttatgttatagCCATATGGAATAAAATCATCAAATGTCCTGCAGATAGGGTAATACATTGCCCTTTATTATAGGTCAGACCCTATGGCTCCATTTGCTGCAGGGGGAGCTGACCTTGATCCATTTGGGTAAGAATCTTacccaaaaaaagaattaaCAAATTGCTCctataatgacatttttgatTGTCAGTGAATTGGCCTTGTTTTGTGTTCCATCCATTCTGCATTCACAGCGGTCGATCAGGAGGGATGATTGTCGATCCGTTACGGGCTGGATTCCCTCGATCCGGGTTTGATCCATCAGCCGGTATTCCAGGAAGTATACCCCCGGGTGCTGTTCCACCTGGAGCACGCTTTGATCCAGTTGGACCAATGGGAAGATACAGACCTGGGTAAATTTCTCAAAATGTCCCTGCACAGTTAAAGACCTCTCGATgtctatgtgttttttttttttttatttgtgtttgtgatttCAGCCCAGATCCTGATCATCTGCGCCCACCAGAATATGATGACATGTTCATGTAAAAGGAAACTGTCTCAGCTCACATAATTCCACCCCAGTGCCCGACTACAAGATGGAATATAAAAGATGTTGAAGAATcctctaaataaataaaatagtgcTGCATAAAATAATGCTGCAAAAATAATGGTAGTGATACTAAAACAAATTTAGGCCAATAAATCTTATGCTCATtacttgatttttttatttcttttactttGGTTCCCATGTTTTTGGAACTTGGATCTAAGGTTTTGGTGCAAATTATTCTATTTATAAGGACTTTATTTCTCCCTTGTTTTCCATTTACCAAAGTACTTAAAGTTTTATGTCTAAGACATAGTGAACATACTGAGTGTTGCAGCCATAGCTGTCAAAGCACAGCTAACAAAAACCCATGTTGGCAATTGTGCTTTTCATAgaatcaaaataattttttggcgGGAGGGCAGGTTTTAATATGGTTGCCCTAGTTTCATCCAGGCAGGTTTTCAGATGCGTACATATTTGTAATTTTGAGGTTGCTTGAGGCCAATAGTATCCCAATGTCAGTCTTTTCAGTTcataaaaagattaaaaaaatacagtggCCTGCTGTGCGATTTTTGATTTGCACTATACCTttagttttttaaataaactgcaaATAAATTCATTTCGCAGATCTAACAGTCACAGCAAAGCTCTTTAATCTGTACTCAACTTTCATAGAAAACAGCTATTTCAGACATTCTTAGTTTTACCATCTAATCAGCTTTCTGTAGGAAGGAAGAAATCACTactgatgtaaatgtatttgccTCTTGCTTAATTATACAATTTTCTCACTTTCTGTGCAGTTTGTtcttaaataaaaacagcattcatattgctctttgttttctttaatCTGCATATCTGTATActctaaattattttaaacacaaTGGTTTATTTTAGACCACTTGGTGGTGCACTTTATGGATCATCTGTACTGCAGGATGTGTGCAGACTATTCTGGAGTTGTGATTACCAGACTTACAGTGCAGAAAAtagtgtacagtacagtaatacTTCACAAGGCTTTTAAAACTAGATTCAATTAGAATTTTAATCACAAACATGCAGTGAGATGTAGATATAAATAACAAGCTTACAGAATGTGGTTAATGTGAGAATAATGTCATTTGAGTTTTGCACTAATGCATTATACTGCATAACTAAATAATGTGTTTACTGCAGTCATCTTATGCATTTAAGACACTCAGTGAGTAATTAATCTTTTGTATTTCTAAAGACTTTATAGTCATAGTCGAATTTTCTTAATGAACACTACAGTTTTCTTAGCTTTATTAACTCAAACCTCATATTAACTTTTAACCAGAAAGCTAGATACATTGggtgatttgtattttttttatttattttggggggggggggggggggggggttgcttgTGAGGAACCCAATTCTTATGTAAATGCTATGTAGCTGCAacagttaaatatttaataggTTTAGCagttatttatgtgttttaatgGGTTTATGTTGACCGTACATCTGCCCTTGCACATATGAAGTTTTGACCGGCGGAGGTCTACAATGGGGAAGTATGGTGCCTGAGTTCTGTCAGTCATCACTATGTCACCATTGTAAACACTCACTCAGTTACTATCTGTAGTCCTCTGCCAGAGCCTGGACTCACCCAGAGTGGGGCACCAGCCTGCCATGGCCTTTCATCATTTAGTTGGTCTT
Encoded here:
- the psmf1 gene encoding proteasome inhibitor PI31 subunit, which gives rise to MAGLEVLFACVSGAVARPQDAAVCFVHWEIIRNGYKCLGTGDEPRPGEKTSELLPPGWNASGELYTLRYRSNDGKTNLLFKAVTVDSTLIFNLMDTITEQVSDLTVNVSDYIDSEHLREFESVFRNTDDLAQKVKSNLLPSPKVESCKKTEKKSKRDTAAVTRPDIDPLRIPQRPGRQPDWSDPMAPFAAGGADLDPFGGRSGGMIVDPLRAGFPRSGFDPSAGIPGSIPPGAVPPGARFDPVGPMGRYRPGPDPDHLRPPEYDDMFM